One Actinomycetota bacterium DNA segment encodes these proteins:
- a CDS encoding ABC transporter permease, with the protein MQLIWQGFLEAFGLLFSFNKDIVEIVSMTLKVTGTAALIAMVIGLPVGAFMGLTRFKGRQFFVTLTNTGMALPPVVVGLFVYLLISRYGPLGTLDILYTPSAMILAEVIIATPMVIGVTLAAVQALDQRLISQIYSLGASNVQLFFKIVREARLGLLASVAAGFGAIISEVGAVMMVGGNIKDSTRVLTTAIVMETRQGHTSMAIALSIILLTLAFVVNGFITYAQQRKR; encoded by the coding sequence GTGCAACTGATCTGGCAGGGATTTCTCGAAGCTTTCGGACTCTTGTTCAGCTTCAATAAGGACATTGTTGAGATCGTCAGCATGACCCTTAAAGTTACGGGAACGGCGGCGCTTATAGCTATGGTCATCGGTTTGCCGGTGGGCGCCTTTATGGGGCTGACCAGGTTCAAAGGGCGGCAATTTTTCGTCACTCTGACCAATACCGGGATGGCCTTGCCACCGGTGGTCGTCGGCCTGTTTGTTTATCTGTTGATATCCAGATACGGTCCGTTGGGTACCTTGGATATTCTATACACGCCGTCGGCCATGATATTGGCCGAGGTCATCATCGCGACGCCGATGGTGATCGGGGTGACTTTAGCGGCCGTTCAAGCTCTCGACCAGCGTCTCATTTCGCAAATCTACTCGTTGGGCGCCAGTAATGTCCAACTGTTTTTCAAAATAGTCAGGGAAGCGCGCCTCGGCCTGCTCGCTTCGGTCGCGGCCGGATTCGGCGCGATTATCAGCGAGGTCGGAGCGGTCATGATGGTCGGCGGCAACATCAAGGATTCAACCAGGGTGTTGACCACGGCGATTGTCATGGAAACGCGTCAGGGACATACCAGCATGGCGATCGCGCTGAGCATCATACTACTCACGCTGGCGTTCGTCGTGAACGGTTTTATTACCTACGCCCAGCAAAGGAAACGATAG
- a CDS encoding ABC transporter ATP-binding protein, which yields MASSLMSCESIEVTRNGQEILNVPAFSVEENERLAVLGPTGAGKSTLLGILDLTVRPDSGRLFWRDEDITRAKPGSAVRRKISMAFQIPLLFKGSVYENVAYGLKLRGASKGERDEKVNEILDLFKVSNLAAADAMSLSGGEAHRVSLARSLVFGPDLLLLDEPMASLDPGTKEGLLRELMEILKKLNVTCVYVTHSREEAFIVADRLAVMEGGRVVQTGTAEDVFYRPATTDIAAFVGAGNILPGRILSSSDGLALIETTDMDIEAVSDLPPESDVTVCIRPEEIFIEDIAKGKRTGRASARNRLPGKVAAIENLGAVARVTVDCGTILKALITRRSLDDLHIGVGMEVIAGFKATSVHVIERGKHVKS from the coding sequence ATGGCAAGTTCGCTTATGTCATGCGAATCAATTGAAGTCACGAGAAACGGTCAGGAGATTCTCAACGTGCCGGCATTCTCGGTCGAGGAAAACGAGCGGCTGGCCGTGCTCGGACCGACCGGGGCCGGCAAAAGCACACTCTTGGGAATCCTGGACCTGACCGTGCGGCCCGACAGCGGGAGGCTGTTCTGGCGGGACGAGGACATCACCCGGGCCAAACCTGGTTCAGCCGTGCGCCGGAAGATCTCAATGGCTTTCCAGATCCCTCTTCTTTTCAAAGGCTCCGTATATGAAAACGTCGCCTACGGATTGAAGCTAAGGGGCGCGTCAAAAGGGGAGAGAGACGAAAAGGTCAACGAGATTCTGGACCTTTTCAAGGTCAGTAATCTGGCCGCCGCCGACGCAATGTCACTATCAGGCGGCGAAGCGCATCGCGTCTCGCTGGCCAGGTCGCTGGTTTTCGGACCCGATCTCTTGCTGCTGGATGAGCCGATGGCCTCTTTGGACCCCGGCACTAAGGAAGGACTCCTGCGCGAGCTTATGGAGATACTAAAGAAATTAAACGTAACCTGCGTTTACGTGACGCATAGCCGGGAAGAAGCCTTTATCGTAGCCGATCGGTTGGCGGTCATGGAGGGCGGCCGCGTCGTCCAGACGGGGACGGCGGAGGATGTTTTTTACCGGCCGGCAACGACCGATATCGCCGCTTTCGTCGGCGCGGGTAATATCCTGCCGGGACGCATTCTGTCTTCAAGCGATGGCCTGGCGCTTATAGAAACGACGGATATGGACATCGAGGCGGTTTCCGACCTGCCGCCCGAGAGCGATGTGACCGTTTGTATCCGGCCGGAGGAGATATTCATCGAGGACATCGCCAAAGGAAAGCGGACCGGCCGCGCCAGCGCCAGGAACAGGCTGCCGGGCAAGGTTGCCGCGATTGAAAATCTGGGAGCGGTCGCCCGGGTTACGGTTGACTGCGGTACCATCCTTAAAGCCCTAATTACCCGGCGTTCACTGGACGACTTGCACATAGGCGTCGGCATGGAGGTTATCGCCGGCTTCAAAGCGACGTCGGTTCACGTCATTGAGAGAGGCAAGCATGTTAAATCCTAA
- the glp gene encoding gephyrin-like molybdotransferase Glp, translating to MLNPKEALDIVLATVETLETEATPLEQALGLVLAEDIISRDDIPPFDNSAMDGYAVRWEDVAEAAADHPVTLDVIDDIKAGDTPLKEIMPGAAARIMTGAQMPVGADTVVRVEDTTTDDGGAREAFETDESDGSSFKPVTITVKVKSKGNVRRAGEDVATGEKVIDAGRELKPAEIGLLASLGFPEVQTVRRARIAIVTTGDELLEVGQPLEPGKIRNSNAYSLAAQITEAGAIPIRLGIASDTKEAARKLFTEALDQADIVLTTGGVSVGKYDVVKDVLDEMGAEQKFWKIAQKPGHPLGFWVLNGRYVFGLPGNPVATMVCFEEYVRPAIRKMMGRTYLFRPEVQAILTSDIRKRPGRLHYIRVRVQKKNGDYYAESTGPQGSGILKSMVLADGLALIPPEIESVKAGERVRTRLISQPEDH from the coding sequence ATGTTAAATCCTAAAGAAGCTTTAGATATTGTTTTGGCAACGGTCGAAACGTTAGAAACCGAGGCGACTCCACTTGAGCAAGCGCTTGGTCTGGTCTTGGCCGAGGACATAATCAGCCGCGACGACATCCCGCCCTTTGACAACTCGGCGATGGATGGCTACGCGGTCAGGTGGGAGGACGTCGCTGAAGCGGCCGCCGATCATCCGGTCACCCTGGATGTAATCGACGACATCAAGGCCGGCGACACGCCCCTCAAAGAAATTATGCCGGGGGCCGCCGCCCGCATCATGACCGGCGCGCAGATGCCGGTCGGCGCGGACACAGTCGTTCGCGTCGAGGATACGACAACTGACGACGGCGGCGCGCGCGAAGCCTTTGAGACGGACGAATCCGACGGCAGTTCCTTCAAGCCGGTTACCATAACCGTCAAGGTTAAAAGCAAGGGCAATGTACGGCGAGCCGGCGAGGACGTGGCTACGGGCGAGAAAGTCATCGACGCCGGCCGGGAGCTAAAACCTGCGGAGATCGGTTTGTTGGCGTCCCTCGGGTTTCCGGAAGTTCAAACGGTCCGCCGGGCCAGAATCGCCATTGTCACGACGGGCGATGAACTTTTGGAAGTCGGGCAACCATTGGAACCGGGCAAGATCCGCAACAGCAACGCGTATTCACTGGCGGCTCAGATTACGGAAGCCGGCGCCATACCTATCCGGTTGGGGATTGCCTCCGACACCAAAGAAGCGGCCCGGAAACTGTTCACCGAAGCCCTCGACCAGGCCGACATTGTCCTAACCACTGGGGGAGTTTCCGTCGGCAAATACGACGTCGTCAAGGATGTTTTGGACGAGATGGGCGCCGAACAAAAGTTCTGGAAGATAGCGCAAAAACCCGGACACCCCTTAGGATTCTGGGTGTTGAACGGCCGTTACGTATTCGGTCTGCCGGGCAATCCCGTGGCCACAATGGTTTGTTTCGAGGAATACGTTCGGCCGGCCATCCGGAAAATGATGGGCCGGACATATCTATTCCGGCCCGAGGTGCAGGCGATTCTAACAAGCGACATCCGTAAGCGGCCGGGCAGGCTTCATTATATCCGCGTCCGCGTTCAGAAGAAGAACGGGGACTACTACGCCGAAAGCACCGGACCGCAGGGTTCGGGGATACTGAAATCGATGGTGCTGGCCGACGGGTTGGCGCTGATTCCGCCCGAAATCGAATCGGTTAAAGCGGGTGAGAGGGTTCGGACGCGCTTAATCTCACAACCGGAGGATCACTAA